A single window of Pogoniulus pusillus isolate bPogPus1 chromosome 11, bPogPus1.pri, whole genome shotgun sequence DNA harbors:
- the FOXI3 gene encoding forkhead box protein I3 — protein sequence MSAGELQQAQPRASAPAAAPAPPQPRSAQEAPDMAVYCSENFSVYPQPSLHPPGAAAAAAAAAAAAAAAAASSGQRAGGYALGDYGAPANAGYLWGMNSPAPYLQGPPGSAAAAAPFLPPASYGCSRGGQLVGSPSAPGSPSAGGAELSWLSLASQEELLKLVRPPYSYSALIAMAIQSAPERKLTLSHIYQYVAENFPFYKRSKAGWQNSIRHNLSLNDCFRKVPRDEDDPGKGNYWTLDPNCEKMFDNGNFRRKRKRRSEPGAPAATSAASSLGGLKAEEERSVPVTGKPCGNSPPPELDPSPSARDHPKSSSPSGIISSTPSCLSTFFSGMSSLSSGSSRLTGGLGSDLHHRNFSAGQLSSGTFTPSSSSSQEMPSPEQLQRVAGPSPAYYSSFHPSSSSQGAQYNHYYNFTVNSLIYTRDGTEV from the exons ATGAGCGCCGGTGAGTTGCAGCAGGCGCAGCCCAGAGCCTCGGCCCCGGCGGCCGCCCCCGCGCCCCCGCAGCCCCGCAGCGCCCAGGAAGCCCCCGACATGGCGGTGTACTGCAGCGAGAACTTCAGCGTCTACCCCCAGCCCAGTCTCCACCCGCCcggcgccgctgccgccgccgccgctgccgccgcagccgccgcagccgccgccgcctcctcggGGCAGCGGGCGGGCGGGTACGCGCTGGGGGACTATGGGGCGCCCGCCAACGCCGGCTACTTGTGGGGCATGAACAGCCCCGCGCCCTACCTGCAGGGCCCGCCcggctccgccgccgccgcagcccCCTTCCTGCCGCCGGCCTCGTACGGCTGCTCGCGGGGCGGGCAGCTGGTGGGCTCTCCCTCGGCGCCCGGCTCGCCGTCGGCGGGCGGCGCggagctgagctggctgagcctggccagccaggaggagctgctgaagctggTGCGGCCACCCTACTCGTACTCGGCGCTGATCGCCATGGCCATCCAGAGCGCCCCCGAGAGGAAGCTCACCCTCAGCCACATCTACCAGTACGTGGCCGAGAACTTCCCCTTCTACAAGCGCAGCAAGGCGGGCTGGCAGAACAGCATCCGCCACAACCTCAGCCTCAACGACTGCTTCCGAAAGGTTCCCCGCGACGAGGACGATCCCG GGAAAGGGAACTACTGGACCTTAGATCCCAACTGTGAGAAGATGTTCGACAACGGCAACTTCCGCCGCAAGCGCAAGCGGCGCTCCGAGCCCGGCGCCCCTGCCGCCACCTCTGCCGCCTCGTCGCTGGGCGGCCTGAAGGCCGAGGAAGAGCGATCCGTCCCCGTCACAGGCAAGCCCTGTGGAAACAGCCCGCCCCCAGAGCTCGACCCCTCGCCCTCTGCCAGGGACCATCCAAAAAGCTCCTCTCCCTCCGGTATCATTTCATCCACCCCTAGCTGCCTCAGCACCTTCTTCAGCGGCATGAGCTCCCTGAGCAGCGGAAGCAGCCGCCTGACAGGGGGTCTTGGCAGTGACCTGCACCACAGGAACTTCTCTGCTGGACAGCTGAGCAGTGGCACTTTCaccccttccagcagctcttctCAGGAGATGCCCtcaccagagcagctgcagcggGTGGCAGGACCCTCCCCTGCCTACTACAGCTCCTtccatcccagcagcagcagccagggagccCAGTACAACCACTACTACAACTTCACGGTGAACAGCCTCATCTACACCCGGGATGGCACGGAGGTGTAG